The genomic stretch TAGAATCACTTTCATTCGTAAAAGAAGTTTCTGAACCGATTAAAGGTAAAGATCATAAAAATTTACAATTATATGAGATTTCATTAGTCGATAATCCTTATTCTATTAAAGGTTTAGAGCGAATTCCTCAACTTGAGAAAAAAATTAACAAGCTATTGAACAAAAATGATATCCAAAAAGTAAATAAGCATTACTGGATTGGTGGAGAAACAGTAACTAATTTAGATACAAAAAATACAACTGAAAGAGATCAATCAGTTATTATTCCGGTCATGATTGGATTGATTGCATTATTGTTGTTAACTTACTTACGTTCCTTTACGGCAATGATTTATTTAATTCTAACGGTCATATTATCATATCTTTCGGCATTAGGTGCTGGCTGGTTAATTCTTCACTACGGTTTTGGGGCTAGCGCAATACAAGGTTCAATTCCTTTATATTCATTTGTATTTTTAGTAGCATTAGGTGAAGATTATAATATATTCATGGTCTCTGAAATATGGAAAAATAAAAAGAAACAACCCCATCGTGATGCAGTATCGAATGGAGTCGCAAAAACTGGGGCCGTTATTTCATCGGCTGGTTTGATCTTAGCTGGTACATTTCTAGTGTTAGCAACACTACCAATTCAAGTATTAGTACAATTTGGTATCGTTACTTGTGTTGGAGTATTAATTGATACATTCATCGTTCGACCACTTTTAGTTCCAGCAATCACTACTGTTTTAGGTAGATTCGCATATTGGCCAGGCGAACTCTCGAAAAAGAATTTTGACCATAAGCAAGAATTTCAAATAGAAAAATAAACCTTAAAAACACCACAACGTAATTCCCTCTACGGAAATGATGCGTTGTGGTGTTTTTCGTTAGAACTATCTTTTTATTGAATTGAATTAAGTAAATTATTTATTAGTTGGATTAGGCTGTTTCATCGTCAAATTAATCAATTGATACAAGCCATATAAACCCAAGTAAGAACCAGAAATAATAAAATAAATATTAAGAAAAACAGCATGAATATTTGTCATAAAAACAACATTATGTTTTATAATTTCATAAATTGATATTGCTGCTATTCCCCCAAAGACTATATAACAAATAATTGCTATGAAATTAAAAACGGTATTAAGTATAGGATAAGTTCTTGCTAATCCATACATGATAATAGGGAAAATAATAATGCTACCGATTAGTAAAGTTTTCAAGTGAATTCCTTTCAAATTTATTATTTGGTTGTGATTTGATTATTATTTTCATATTTTCATTAAATATCCAATTAATTAGACAAATACTTCCCTAAAAATACCAAAAAAAGCTTGGTGACTTGATATTATCCCTTTATAGTAGACACGGGAAAAAGCCTATCCCTTATAATGGATAGGTAATCTACTATAGGGGGATTTATTATGCCTTTAAAAGGGACTAAATTTAAGAAATATTCGATTGAATTCAAGCTTAAGGCAGTAAAACGTTATGAAGATGGATTTGGCAGTTATGTTTCGATTTCGGAAGAACTAGGTCTACGAAGTTCTACCCAGCTTAAAGAGTGGGTAAAAAAGTATAGAAATGGTGAGTTATTTGATGATCAAAGAGGAAAATCTAAAGCTAATAATCCATTTGCAGATTTTACTAAAACTGAATTTAGCTCAATTGAGGAAGAAAATAAATATTTAAAAGCGCAGATAGAATACTTAAAAAAGCTCTATCCAAATATACTCGAGGAGGGATAATTCCAAAGGGAGTTCGATTTGAAATAATTAATGAGATGAAAGCACGTTACCCAATAACGATGCTTATTCGAATCGCAAAAGTTTCAAGAGCTGGTTTCTATAAATGGAAAAAATTGATTGTTTATAAATTAAGGAGAACTAATCTTGAGGACGCGGTTAAATCCCATATTCAAGCCATTCATACAATTCGACCATATTACGGATATCCTAGAATTACTGACCGTTTAAGAGATGAAGGGTTAATTATTAACCACAAAAAGGTGTATCGAATAATGAAGGAATTAGACATTAAATCGGTCATACGTAAGAAAAGAAAATATTTTGGTGTAGAACCATCTAATATTTATCCTAATCTATTAAATCGCCAATTTAAACAAGACTTACCAAACGTTGCATTTGCGACAGATATCACGTATATCAAAGTAGGGAATAAATTCTATTATCTATCAGTTGTACAAGATCTTTATAATAATGAAATCCTGTCTTGGAAGTGTTCAGAGCGAAATGATCTTAAACTAGTCCTAGAAACAATTAAAGACTTATGTAAAAAAAGAAACGTGCATGGAAGTATCCTGCATTCAGATCAGGGATTCCAGTACACGACTCCAAAATACAACCAGTTCCTAGAAAAGAATAATTTATTAGGCAGCCACTCTCGCAAAGGAAACTGCCTAGACAACGCATGCGTTGAATCGTTCTTCTCACACTTCAAATGTGAATTGGTGTATCTATCTAATTTTAATTCAGAACAGGCACTTATTCAAGCAATTGAAGAGTATATTCATTTCTATAATAATGAACGTACACAAAAACGATTAAACCGTTGTTCCCCTGTAAAATACAGGTTAACAACGGCTGCTTAGAAAGTCTTTTTTATGTGTGTCTACTTGACAGGGTTAAGACCAACTAATCAAGCTTTTCTGGTTTAATCATATGAAATAGGGGTTGGGGAATTTTCATTACATTAAGGCTTTTTGGCACCACTTATCAATACCGGGGTGGTTTGTATTAACTGTTGCCATATTTAAATGATAATGATTATCAATTTCAATGTCAATGTTTTTTATCTACTAAATAATCACTTACATATATTTCTTCATAATAACGTATTGTTTGCCATCTTTTATAAAACTAGCATTAGTCTCTTCTAAGCCAAACTTTTTATAGAAATTTGCTTTATTCATTCTGGCATTACACCAAATTTTCTTCACACCATTATTTTGCGCTTCTTTCATAGCATAGTCTAACAGAGAACTTCCATATCCTTTACCTTGTTCTTGATGAAGAGTTGCAAATTTACGAAACTGGCATTCACTATTACTTATAAAAAGAGAAATGACTGAAATTAAAGTAGATTCTTTAAAAAGTCCAAAATGCATCCCAAGATCATCATCATTTAATTTTATATAATCAAAAGCCTTATCTGGCCACATAACTTTATGTCTTATTTCCCACACTTCTTCTTTAACTACTTGCCTAATTGTGATTTCCACATTTTACTCCTTTGCTTCGTTCCAATAAATGAAGTTATTCGAGTGTTTTCATCATTATATAGTCTATTTGTTCTTCGTCTCCCATAAAAAATGAATGCGCGCCAATCTGTACAAAACCCAATGTTTTATAAAAAGAAATTGCATTTTCATTCTTTTCCCAGACACCCAGCCAGATTTTCTTTTTATTAAGCTCCAGCGCAATTTCCATAGCTTTATTAAACAAATATTTACCAAGTCCATGTTTTTGATAATTTTTCTTTATATAAATTCTCTCAATTTCAAGTGTTTCCTCACCCATTTCTTCGGACTGAGCAACACTAGTATTTATCTTTAAATATCCGGCGATTGCATCATTAAAATAAACGAAGAAAAACTTTGAATAAGTATTGGATAATTCTTTTTTTACTTGTTTTAAATTAAATGCTTTCTCCAGATAAGCAATCATATTTGCTTTAGTATTTTGATCCTTAAACGTCTCATTAAAAGTTTCAAAACCAATTTCCTGTAATAATTGCGAATCCTCATAGCTACACTTTTTTACTTGTATAGACATATAAATGACATTCCCCCTATATCAATAGTTTCTCTTGTTTCCTTTTTTTACAAATTCCCAATCTTTTTCTACATTTTTTCTTACTCTTTGTAGGAGATCAAAAACCGTTTCTATTTCACTATTTTTAAATCCCTCTAATGCAACGAGGTTAGAATAATCATTTTCTCTTTTTATAAATGGGTAAACATTTTCTCCTTGTTCAGTCGCAAAAAGTTTTTTTATTTTTTTATTCTCCTTATCCTCTTTCTTTTCAATAAAGCCAGCAATTTCAAGTTTCTTTATAGCCCGTGCAGCTGTTGTTCGATCTACTTTTATCATCTCAGCTAACTTTTCTTGAATGATTCCTGGATTTTCAACTATTCGTACGAGATACAAATACTGTCCTTTTGTAAGGTCATATTCTTTAAATTCAATATTGCTGATCGAATCTAATGCCCTTGCAATCATTCCAATTTCACGAAGTATTTCCTTCATAATTAACTCCTTGTAATCATTTTTGTTGTAAATGCAATAAAATTTGTATATATTTAATTTAATCTAATTTTGTTGTATTTGCAATAAAACACTCTGAATTAAAAGGACTGATAGAAATGAATGCAAAAAAAGTAATAAATGATGAGGATTTAAAGATCGCGTTTTCTATAAGAAAAGATGTATTTGTGAAAGAGCAAGGCGTACCACTAGAAGATGAATTTGATCAATTTGATACACTAGATGGAATTTGCGAACACATATTAGTTCATTACAATGAGAAACCAGTCGGAACCGGAAGAATTAGGTTTGTTGATGGAGTAGGTAAACTGGAAAGAATCTGTCTCCTTGAGTCTTTCCGTAAATTCGGTCTGGGTAAAATTATTATTAAAGCACTAGAAAAAATCGCGGTAGAACGCGGAGCCACGAAAGTTAAATTGCATGGTCAAACACATGCAGAAGGTTTTTATAAAAAACTTGGCTATCATACTTCATCTGATATCTTTATGGAAGATGGAATTCCACATATTCTAATGCAAAAAGAATTGTCTGCTAATTAAATGTTAAATCGAACAAGGAAAATGAGTTATGTTTTTTTTGTATTAGGAATTTTGATTTTAGCACTTGGTGTTTCGATCACTATTCAATCGAACCTTGGAGTTCCCCCTTTTGATGCACTTTTAGTAGGGTTATACAAAAATGTGGGGCTTACTGTTGGAAGTTGGGAAATAATTATTGCTTTACTATTGATATTTTTAAATTCAATTTTAAAAAGAAAAAGACTAGAATTTTTAGGGCTGATAACTGCATTTATAACAGGTGCTAGTATTGATATGTGGCTTTTTATATTACACGATTTTTTAGTACCCGAGTTATGGTATAGCAAAGTTATTTGGTTTGGAATTGGCCTAATTGTTTCAGGACTAGGAACTTCAACCTATTTACACACAAATTTCGCCCCGATTCCAGTTGATCGACTAACATTAATCATACAGGAATTAACTAAAACAAATTTATTTTTTTCAAAAACATTAATCTATCTCATATTCTTCATAATGGCATTAATTTTTAAGGGACCAATTGGCGTTGGAACTGTAATAACAGTTTGTTTTGGAGGTATAATACTCAATTATTTTATGCCCTTTACTAAAAAAATATTGGATCATGTATTAAGTCATTCTAGTAGCTATGATCAAGAAAAAAAACATTCTATTTAGCATAAATAAACCTATTATTTCTCGAATGCTGAATAAACTAAAAAACAGAAAACCTTAATTTTGGCTTTTGTGTTTTTTAGTTTATTTCACTATCAAGGCTTTTTACCAATTACAATTGTAGCGTCGAATTCTCTATTATATAGAGAATTCGCTACTAA from Arthrobacter citreus encodes the following:
- a CDS encoding transposase, with translation MPLKGTKFKKYSIEFKLKAVKRYEDGFGSYVSISEELGLRSSTQLKEWVKKYRNGELFDDQRGKSKANNPFADFTKTEFSSIEEENKYLKAQIEYLKKLYPNILEEG
- a CDS encoding IS3 family transposase — encoded protein: MFKSADRILKKALSKYTRGGIIPKGVRFEIINEMKARYPITMLIRIAKVSRAGFYKWKKLIVYKLRRTNLEDAVKSHIQAIHTIRPYYGYPRITDRLRDEGLIINHKKVYRIMKELDIKSVIRKKRKYFGVEPSNIYPNLLNRQFKQDLPNVAFATDITYIKVGNKFYYLSVVQDLYNNEILSWKCSERNDLKLVLETIKDLCKKRNVHGSILHSDQGFQYTTPKYNQFLEKNNLLGSHSRKGNCLDNACVESFFSHFKCELVYLSNFNSEQALIQAIEEYIHFYNNERTQKRLNRCSPVKYRLTTAA
- a CDS encoding GNAT family N-acetyltransferase, whose translation is MTIRQVVKEEVWEIRHKVMWPDKAFDYIKLNDDDLGMHFGLFKESTLISVISLFISNSECQFRKFATLHQEQGKGYGSSLLDYAMKEAQNNGVKKIWCNARMNKANFYKKFGLEETNASFIKDGKQYVIMKKYM
- a CDS encoding GNAT family N-acetyltransferase, yielding MSIQVKKCSYEDSQLLQEIGFETFNETFKDQNTKANMIAYLEKAFNLKQVKKELSNTYSKFFFVYFNDAIAGYLKINTSVAQSEEMGEETLEIERIYIKKNYQKHGLGKYLFNKAMEIALELNKKKIWLGVWEKNENAISFYKTLGFVQIGAHSFFMGDEEQIDYIMMKTLE
- a CDS encoding MarR family transcriptional regulator produces the protein MKEILREIGMIARALDSISNIEFKEYDLTKGQYLYLVRIVENPGIIQEKLAEMIKVDRTTAARAIKKLEIAGFIEKKEDKENKKIKKLFATEQGENVYPFIKRENDYSNLVALEGFKNSEIETVFDLLQRVRKNVEKDWEFVKKGNKRNY
- a CDS encoding GNAT family N-acetyltransferase; translation: MNAKKVINDEDLKIAFSIRKDVFVKEQGVPLEDEFDQFDTLDGICEHILVHYNEKPVGTGRIRFVDGVGKLERICLLESFRKFGLGKIIIKALEKIAVERGATKVKLHGQTHAEGFYKKLGYHTSSDIFMEDGIPHILMQKELSAN
- a CDS encoding YitT family protein; its protein translation is MSYVFFVLGILILALGVSITIQSNLGVPPFDALLVGLYKNVGLTVGSWEIIIALLLIFLNSILKRKRLEFLGLITAFITGASIDMWLFILHDFLVPELWYSKVIWFGIGLIVSGLGTSTYLHTNFAPIPVDRLTLIIQELTKTNLFFSKTLIYLIFFIMALIFKGPIGVGTVITVCFGGIILNYFMPFTKKILDHVLSHSSSYDQEKKHSI